CCTGTTCAAGTGACATAATATCTAACACATCACTTGTAATTGTGGAACGTTGAATTGGAATGATGCTGTAACGTAACTCTTGAGCTCCCATCAAATATTCATTTCTCCAAGGCCCTGATTCAGCGATATATCCTAATTGCTCCAAAGCATCTGCACACAATAATTTAGCTTCACGATTATTTGGGTTCGCGTAAATTACTTGTTTTGTCACTTCTGCTACCCATTGATATTCTCCTTCCCGAAAGGACTTTTTCGCCTTATCAATAATTCTTTCTTCTCCACCCATATATTCAACATATTTTGTTGCGGATTCTTCTGGTAATAGCTTATTTAAGTCAACAGGATTTCCGTTATACCAGCCCATATATTTTTGATACACTGCCTTTGAATTATGATTCACAGTTCCATAAAAGGAACTGTTGTACCATTCCTTTCGCAAACTTTCTGGGAAATGCACTAGTCTTCCAACTTCTTCTAACGTAAATCCTTTATTGATTAATCGTAACGTTTGATCATTAATGTATTGATAAAGATCTCTTTGTTTTTCCATATAATCAATGCAATACTCTTGCCCATGTCGAGGCCAATTATGAACCTCAAAAACCGAGGTTAATGTATCACCGAACAAATCAATCGCCTGTTGAATGTATTTTGCCCAGGCTACGGGATCGCGAACTTCTGCACCACGCAACGTATAAATGTTATGAAGTGTAGCAGTACAATTTTCAGCAATACATAATGATTGCTCCTCAGGCACATAAATATTCATTTCTGCAGGTGCTTCAGTATCGGGAGTTAGTTGAAATTGCAACGTAACACCGTCTACACACTTTTCTACATACTTTTCATCATCAGAAAGTGTAATTTCCTGAGCAGAATTTACAAGTGTCACTGTTCCAGAAGATACGTACTTTCCAATACCACTATCAACTTGCCCCTTCGCACCTCTAGGTAGCAGTTCACCATACATATATAAACCTCTGCGTGTCATTGCTATCCCTGCAGTTACATTCTCTTCTAGCGCAGCATCTAAGAATCCACTTGGTGCAAAAATCTCAACACCTTCTGTCGCTCCACTTTCCAAAACACCCAAAACGCCTCCATAGTGATCAACGTGAGAGTGGGTGAAAATTACTGCACTTATTGGGATCACACCAAAGTGACTGTTCACTAGTTGAATTGCTGCTTCGGCTGTTTCCTTTGACGTTAAGCAATCTATTATAATCCAACCTGTATCACCTCTTATGAGACTGAGGTTTGCAAGGTCAAACCCACGAACTTGGTATATCTTATTGGTTACTTGGTAAAGACCACAATGTAAGTTTAATTTTCCTTGCTCCCATAATTTTGGATGAACCGTATCTGGCATTTCATCTACTTCTAAGAATTCATAACGAGTTAAGTTCCATACGGGTAAGAGTGAACTCTTACTTTTGATAACAGGAAAAGGTACATCGACAAGCATATTTTTTATTGCCCATTCCCGCTCAATTCCCAACCTTCCCCAATCTATTTTCTTATATTCTTCTTTATTTATTATCCTCGTTTTTAATGTGGCATTTTTCCTTAACAGATTTAATTCTATGTCTCTTTCTAACTCTCCATTTTCATTAACGCTCATAAGCCCACCTCCTAAGATGTACTTCATTGTATGCGTCAATTCAATAGAAATGTTTATCCATAAGTAGATCTTTTACTCATACTTAACTCTTTTCAACCCTATTCCAATGAAAGCGACTGCAAATGACATGAGGATTATAACATTCGGTATGATATCAGCTACACGACTTCCTGCTGATATATGATTGAAACCTTTCATCGCCCATGTTTGTGGGATGAAGTTTGCGATAGTCTGCATAAATTCCGGAACTATTTCCAATGGCCAATAAACACCGCCTAGCATACACGTTGATACAATTACAATTGTTCCTATTGCTGATTGCTGCTC
The sequence above is a segment of the Bacillus solimangrovi genome. Coding sequences within it:
- a CDS encoding alkyl/aryl-sulfatase; translation: MSVNENGELERDIELNLLRKNATLKTRIINKEEYKKIDWGRLGIEREWAIKNMLVDVPFPVIKSKSSLLPVWNLTRYEFLEVDEMPDTVHPKLWEQGKLNLHCGLYQVTNKIYQVRGFDLANLSLIRGDTGWIIIDCLTSKETAEAAIQLVNSHFGVIPISAVIFTHSHVDHYGGVLGVLESGATEGVEIFAPSGFLDAALEENVTAGIAMTRRGLYMYGELLPRGAKGQVDSGIGKYVSSGTVTLVNSAQEITLSDDEKYVEKCVDGVTLQFQLTPDTEAPAEMNIYVPEEQSLCIAENCTATLHNIYTLRGAEVRDPVAWAKYIQQAIDLFGDTLTSVFEVHNWPRHGQEYCIDYMEKQRDLYQYINDQTLRLINKGFTLEEVGRLVHFPESLRKEWYNSSFYGTVNHNSKAVYQKYMGWYNGNPVDLNKLLPEESATKYVEYMGGEERIIDKAKKSFREGEYQWVAEVTKQVIYANPNNREAKLLCADALEQLGYIAESGPWRNEYLMGAQELRYSIIPIQRSTITSDVLDIMSLEQVLSMFSIRLDGLVSGNYDFKINFVIPDREEAATTEVKRGIFRYISKGLGEAAVTVTMLKDTLYELVTTNEKPDSASIKVVGDKSKWDLFLLALDEIDRNFPIVTPK